In the Arachis ipaensis cultivar K30076 chromosome B04, Araip1.1, whole genome shotgun sequence genome, ATATTCTTTTGGTGTGTAGAAGTGTGGCGGGAACTATATCCCGAGAGTGTGGCAGGCACTATATCTCAGCAGTGTGGTGGACACTATATCCTGAGAGTGTGGCAGACACTATATTCTTGAATACACACGAGAGACGATATCcgagttagctaccggatgtgtcgggttctggcaagataaccgacgcgtgagctcacggccaataGGACAGAGCATGCATCATACTGTATTTGTTTgctattgtttgggtgtgcttaaGTGTTTTGGTTGCCTATCTGATGAATCCTATTTAACTGTTAATTGTGATATTTGCTGTAACTGTTCTCTGATTGTGTTTGCCTTGTATTCTTTAAGCCTGTGATTGATTTTATTTTGAGACCGAGTGAGATCTGTTTATATGTTGGGCTGGAGGTTGAGATTCGTTTATATGTTGGGCCAGAGGCCGATATTTGTTTTTATGTTGAATTGGAGTCCGAGATCTGATTATATGTTGGGGTAGAGGCCGATATTTGATTATATGTTGGGTTGAAGGCTGAGATTTGATTATAGTTGGACCGAAGCCCACGATTGGTAAGTTTGGTTGGCTTGATCCTGTGATACGTATTGGAATGTTATATAAAGCTAATTGATTTGGAATTCTTATAAATATGACGTGGATGTTAATTAATAATAAGTCAATGTCAtgtttttaaaaagatttatAAGATGAATGGAgatcacttttttttttgaaaacctattcttttatttatatgtatcctcttataacaattcttaaaccCTCTACTGAAAATatgcgaggacgatgttctcactccttACAGTTTTACTTTTTCAGTGACATGTTTAGGAAATTTTGGCGCGATGCTATGATCGATCTACAAAGCTTATTATATATGATTGTACTTTCTGAATTTGGTTTAGTTATTAGATTTTTTTCtcgataattattttttttatttctagagAGGTAGGACTTACGTTCTAAGGAGTGGAAAAAATTGTGAATTGTAATTCGAAATAAATGATCTCAAattgtatatataaatatatacaatTAGTAAATCGAATCTACTTCATTCAATTTATCTAAGACTTCGTGTTTTATAAATCAAAATTACGCAATTCGATTTATCATGATATAAATCGAAAcaatttgattcgatttactatgggCCTTAAATCGAAACTCattaattcgatttactactcaAATGGCTTTTCATAGTAAATCAAAGCTACATAGTTTGATTCACTATTGTATTTATTAATTTGAATTCAATTGATTTGATTTATATTGAGAGAGTGTAAATCAAATCTaattaattcgatttatataactATACAAATGAGACATGCATGTAATCTGTTTACATTTAAGATGTTTATGTAATATTgattttcattttatttgtttAAGTGAATTATCCTATAAGTTATTACATTcctctaaaaaaaatattcataaatttataataatGAAACATCAAACAGTAATACaaactttaaaaaaatttaaataaaatattcaaacataaaattattttaatctttttataatatctttaaaaaaataactaaaaagaatttctTAGAAtttcaaccaaccaatcccttaATTTAGTTACAATAGAATATTTTTCCATTGCTTTAGGAGTAAATGCATAAGATAATATCGCTATCAAATCTTGTTAATTCGTTATTTTCTTGTCGTGCGCACAACTAACGATGAAACATGAGATTCCAAGGAAAACAAAAGTTGTTGCTAGTGAAGGAATACGACAAGAAACAATACAATATGCCAATATGGTGCCTAGAAATAGTTATCCTTTCAATGCTTATTCATTATTGCAAACAGCAACACATTTAAACTGAGAATAAACACAGTAGGGTCCTTTTTATTTAGAGTAAATACTCCTTTTATtgcaaaaaaattataattttgacaaaataaatcttgatatttattatattttttataaaataaacttttaaatatttgttctttttaataaaatagtctaattttttaaaataatagatTAATAATTAGGCCATTTTATCAAACCAAGTCAATATTTGAGATACCATTTTATCAAAAACAAATATGGAGATCCATTTTATCAAAAcaaaatctttttatttattagttGGTTTGATATGCTTCGTTGGTTCGTTAATGACATATAGTTAGTTGTTAAACCTGTTTGCCATAATTAGCAACATATAATGATATAATAATATCCTTTTTGTTTTTCAACGATTTCATATTTTCATCTTTCTCTATAAGACTATAATACCCTTCTCCCTCATGATTTCCAATTAGCATCTATGTCGCCCTTAACTCTTTCGCGCATTCCGTGATTCTACAACTTTAATAATTTCGGTTTAAAATTTGTAATACTAATGTCACTACCAGAAGGAGGGAAAGATGAATCAAAATGGATTCTTGAGAGCATTGAGGTTGTTGATCCAATGGCGGATGTGCCATTAGAAGATCACGATGATAATAAAAAAAGTAACGTAAATGGAAGCCCAGAAAGCATGGTGGTGAAGTTTCCCAATGAGGCTTCATTGAGCAATAATGGTGACAATATAAGGCataggaataataataataataataatggtggtggTGGGAGTGTCAAGATGGAGAGGGTTCAATCAGGTGCAGCTAGAGGGCTTAAGGGTTTACGGTTCCTTGATAGATCAGTAACAGGAAAGGAAAATGATGCATGGAAGTCTATTGGGAAGCGCTTTAATCAGAATGCTGTTGATGGGAAGATCTCTAAAGACAAATTCGGAACATGCATTGGTAATGTTAATATTAATTACTGTCTatgatcttcttcttcctcttcacatATGTTAATACCAAATTTGCGTTGCATAGGTATGGGGGCAGAATCAAAGGAGTTTGCAGGGGAGTTGTACGAGGCACTGGCGCGGCGAAGGAACATTTGTGCAGAAAATGGTGTTACTCTGGATGAACTCAGAGTATTCTGGGAGGACATGACTAATAAAGATCTTGAAGCAAGACTTCAAGTGTTCTTTGACATGTAAGTTTAATTTCACTCATCTATCTCTCTATCTATCAATTTAGGCATGTTACACTCCTAAggttttgtttgatttattttttagttGATAAACCATAGCTTCCACAAAATTGGAAAgcagctttttttttcttttcaagttGAAATGTAACTTAATTTGATTTTGTCAAAAAGTTATGTTAAAAAATGAGACATTTATGGAATGACATGAAAGAAATTATTGTTACTTTTTTTTAGGTGTGACAAGAATGGGGATGGTAGGCTATCAGAAGAAGAGGTTAGAGAGGTGAGCACCAATAAGAGCAACTgaattcttgtttttcttctttcttattcttCCATTGTGTTAAACCGAATAATTCGAAGTACTATTTTCTGTGTAAAAGGTTATATTATTGAGCGCGGCCGCAAATAAACTAGGAAATCTCAAACAACATGCTTCTACTTATGCAGCTTTGATCATGGAAGAGCTTGACCCTGATCAAAACGGATATATAGAGGTtagaaaaaaataacaataattttgaaaaatttatgaTTACAATTTTAGATAAAGAATAATACTTAGCATCCTCCTAAGTTTCTTTGTTTGAACAGATGTGGCAGCTAGAAACTCTGCTAAGAGAAATGGCCAGTGCTGAAGAAGGCACAAGTGTGAAATGTAATACTAAAAATCAAGAATTGACTAAAGCTATGATTCCAAGCATGTATAGAACTCCTCTTAGAAAGTTCTTCAATAAAACAAGAGAATTCGTACTAGACAAATGGAAAAAGATATGGGTTATCTCACTTTGGATAGCAATAAACATTGCTCTTTACAGTTGGAAGTTTATGCAGTACAGAGACACAAGAGAATTCAAAATCATGGGATACTGTCTCTGCTCTGCAAAGGGTGCTGCTGAGACTCTGAAGTTCAACATGGCTCTCATTGTTCTTACAATGTGCAGAAACACTCTTACTAGGCTAAGAGGAACATTTCTTAACCGAATCATCCCTTTTGATGATAACATAAACTTCCATAAGATGATCGCTGTCGGGGTAGTCATTGGGACTGTGGTTCATGTAGGGATGCATGTCACTTGTGATTTTCCAAGAATACAATCTTGTCCGAAAAGGAAGTTTATGTCGATTCTTGGGCCTAATTTCAACTATAAGCAGCCTACCTACCTAGAAATTGTTCTTAGTATTCCTGGCACAACAGGAATTGCTATGGTTTTGATCATGGCATTTGTTTTCACTCTAGCAACACATTATTTCAGAAGAAGTATTGTGAAGTTACCTTCTCCTCTGCATCGTTTGGCCGGTTTCAACGCATTCTGGTACGCGCATCATTTGCTTATCGGTGTTTATGTGCTTCTGCTCATACATGGTTACTATCTTTTCCTCACCAAAGATTGGCGCAAGAAAACTGTATGTCTGGCTCCAACATTCTTAcattcaatatttttattatatgttCAATTTTCCTAAAACTTTCTCTAAATGTAAACTTGCAATTTGTCATGAGTTTGTATTTAATTTATTGCCTAATGCTTGAAACATATCTCATTCAGATTATTCTCCTCTGTAACATGGCATTTTGATGGTtcaaaatttggaaaaaaaattatcaaatcaatTGAAACTGACCTACCTTTTTATCATTGCAGACTTGGATGTACCTTGTTGTTCCCCTAATTCTCTATTCTACTGAGAGACTGCATCCATTTGTTAACCGTGAAGATCATCGCGTTAGCGTGATTAAGGTCTATGTTAGCAactttttctctctagttttccATCGTGAAGCAAGACACTAACATTATTAATAGTTGGGAATAATTTTCAGGCAATATTATACACAGGAAATGTTCTAGCACTGTACATGACTAAACCTGCAGGATTCAAGTATAAAAGTGGAATGTACCTTTTTATCAAATGCAAAGATATATCCAAGTTTGAATGGTAATTACTATCAGAATAGTTGCTTTCGGTTAAAATATCACttgaattagaaaaaaaatgagcATTCTTTTCTTTGTTACAGGCATCCTTTCTCCATCACCTCTGCGCCCGGAGATGATTACCTGAGTGTCCATATTAGAACCCTCGGAGACTGGACGACCGAGCTTAGAAAACGATTCGAGCAGGTAAATTCATTTAATTGAAGATCAACAGAAATGAATTCAATTTTGATAAACTGTTAGTGTAAGAATATCTTATACATGCATTCAATCGTTAAAACTAGTCTCCAGTGGAATGTAAAACTTTGTTGAGCATGTAGTTTGATCCAGTTTTTGGAATACAGGTTTGTGGACCTCAGAATGTAGAAACAAGACCAGGAGCACTTCAGAGAATGCAAACAAGGGTAACTTCAGGCAAAGACCCTTCACAAGCAGGGTGAATAATACAAAACTCTATCTAGCACCTTAAGGTGCCTTtggtttgcatttttattttttattttatttccaatgttttctgttttttgaatttttgtgaaaaaaaaaaaataatgaaatcctattttctatttttactttctcttttTACGTTTTTCTTCTCAAAATCCAgagaacaaaaaatattaaaaataaaaacagaaaataaaaatacaaaccaaaTGGACTCTAACATTTTCAACAATGAAATATAATATTCtcatttgtttttcctttttttctttctgtttcttGAAATAGTTATCCAAAGATACTCATTAAAGGACCATATGGAGCCCCAGCACAAAACTATAAGAACTATGATGTTCTCTTGCTAATAGGTCTTGGAATTGGTGCCACACCAATGATCAGTATTCTCAAAGATATCTTGAGCCACATGAAGGGAGAAAACCTTGAACAGGTAATATAAGTCACACAAGTtacaaattgaaaattaaaatacaaacctAACAGGTCCTTACTTTTCTTTGTTTGGGAAAATAACTATATCTTAACGGTGACCATTATTGGTGTTTATACCGTAGGGAAGCACCCATGGTAATAATCCCGTAGAGGAAGGAAAGAAATGTCCTAATAGAGCATATTTCTATTGGGTAACAAGAGAGCAAGCTTCATTTGAATGGTTTAAAGGTGTCATGGATGATGTTGCAGAATATGATCAAGATGTGAGATTCACAACTAaactttttatttagttatttttctttatCTAGAAAATTTTGTTATGTTTATCTTTCCCATATTATTGTTGCTTCTCTATGCACTCAGAACTGCACAGAGAAATATTAGGAGCCGatattttttatcaatattagttaatatttcaattaatactttatttttatactataagaatttaaaatttggtatttagaatttaaaatttagtttttaGTATTTAGAGTTGGCAAAATATTGCTAATGTAACATTCCTCCCGTTTACACATATTTAAAACTAACTTAGCACATTATTCTAAGTAAAATGAATTCGTTTAACCTTTTTCTTATACATAATTTCATACATAGTAAACTATTCTCATGTCTAAATGATTCAGGGTATTATCGAAATGCACAACTACTTAACTAGTGTCTATGCCGAAGGTGATGCTAGATCTGCACTTATTGGCATGATTCAGAAGCTACAACATGCTAAAAATGGACTTGACGTGGTTTCAGAAAGCCGGGTAAAATTGGTTTAGCATACATTTAAGGGATGCATAATTcgcaaaatatttttaatttctgaaaATGGTATTTTGAGATAAATTCGTAAATATATTTTGTGAACTGCACACTTTTCATAAACCTTTTTTCGCATTATTATGCTTTACATTCGACTAATAAATTTATCATGTTACTATATATGTCAGATACGGACTCATTTTGCAAGACCCAACTGGAAAAAAGTCTTTACCGATTTAACGAGTCAACATGAAAATAGTAGAATAGGTACGAAAGTTACTCAGGATTTGGAAAGCAGGTGTttcagttattttaaccgttgatttaaattaatatatattatatatattttttataattcagatcaacgatTAAAACAACTAGAACACCGGTGTTCTCAGTACACTTGAANNNNNNNNNNNNNNNNNNNNNNNNNNN is a window encoding:
- the LOC107636666 gene encoding putative respiratory burst oxidase homolog protein H, yielding MSLPEGGKDESKWILESIEVVDPMADVPLEDHDDNKKSNVNGSPESMVVKFPNEASLSNNGDNIRHRNNNNNNNGGGGSVKMERVQSGAARGLKGLRFLDRSVTGKENDAWKSIGKRFNQNAVDGKISKDKFGTCIGMGAESKEFAGELYEALARRRNICAENGVTLDELRVFWEDMTNKDLEARLQVFFDMCDKNGDGRLSEEEVREVILLSAAANKLGNLKQHASTYAALIMEELDPDQNGYIEMWQLETLLREMASAEEGTSVKCNTKNQELTKAMIPSMYRTPLRKFFNKTREFVLDKWKKIWVISLWIAINIALYSWKFMQYRDTREFKIMGYCLCSAKGAAETLKFNMALIVLTMCRNTLTRLRGTFLNRIIPFDDNINFHKMIAVGVVIGTVVHVGMHVTCDFPRIQSCPKRKFMSILGPNFNYKQPTYLEIVLSIPGTTGIAMVLIMAFVFTLATHYFRRSIVKLPSPLHRLAGFNAFWYAHHLLIGVYVLLLIHGYYLFLTKDWRKKTTWMYLVVPLILYSTERLHPFVNREDHRVSVIKAILYTGNVLALYMTKPAGFKYKSGMYLFIKCKDISKFEWHPFSITSAPGDDYLSVHIRTLGDWTTELRKRFEQVCGPQNVETRPGALQRMQTRVTSGKDPSQAGYPKILIKGPYGAPAQNYKNYDVLLLIGLGIGATPMISILKDILSHMKGENLEQGSTHGNNPVEEGKKCPNRAYFYWVTREQASFEWFKGVMDDVAEYDQDGIIEMHNYLTSVYAEGDARSALIGMIQKLQHAKNGLDVVSESRIRTHFARPNWKKVFTDLTSQHENSRIGVFYCGSPSLTPTLRNLCKEFSLNSSTRFAFHKENF